The following are encoded in a window of Sutcliffiella horikoshii genomic DNA:
- a CDS encoding response regulator transcription factor yields MNKKILIVDDEQSIVTLLQYNLQQAGYDVSVAMDGEEGLNKAMEERFDMIVLDLMLPKKDGIEVCKELRQHKIHTPILMLTAKDDEFDKVLGLELGADDYMTKPFSPREVVARVKAILRRMQQMTGNAEAPKVDEDTSEKIVIGDVKILPEHYEAYFREERLELTPKEFELLVYLSKNKGRVLTRDQLLSAVWNYDFAGDTRIVDVHISHLREKIETDTKKPTYIKTIRGLGYKLEEPKIHE; encoded by the coding sequence ATGAATAAAAAAATTCTTATCGTGGATGATGAACAATCAATCGTGACATTGTTACAGTATAATTTACAGCAAGCTGGCTACGATGTTTCCGTTGCAATGGACGGGGAAGAAGGGCTGAATAAAGCAATGGAAGAACGATTTGATATGATCGTTTTAGATCTTATGCTACCTAAAAAAGATGGAATAGAAGTATGTAAAGAATTAAGGCAGCACAAAATCCATACACCAATCCTGATGCTTACTGCAAAGGATGATGAGTTTGACAAGGTGTTGGGACTAGAGTTGGGTGCCGATGATTATATGACCAAACCTTTTAGTCCAAGAGAAGTGGTTGCAAGGGTAAAGGCCATTCTTCGCAGAATGCAACAAATGACAGGTAACGCAGAGGCACCTAAAGTAGATGAGGATACTTCTGAAAAGATTGTCATCGGGGATGTTAAAATTTTGCCGGAACACTATGAAGCTTATTTCCGTGAGGAACGATTGGAACTTACGCCAAAGGAATTTGAGCTTTTGGTCTACTTATCTAAGAATAAGGGCAGAGTGTTGACGCGCGATCAACTTTTGAGCGCGGTGTGGAACTACGATTTTGCCGGAGATACACGTATTGTAGATGTTCATATAAGTCATTTGAGAGAAAAAATAGAGACAGATACAAAAAAACCTACATATATAAAAACAATTAGAGGTTTAGGGTACAAGCTGGAGGAACCGAAAATACATGAATAG
- a CDS encoding MaoC/PaaZ C-terminal domain-containing protein, protein MLLGKKRKLGRKLAEIQVGEKLELTEKIEDKDLLLYLGLTNDANPLYIQHDYASQTPFKKPIVPSIMLTGIITSAVSKYLPGPGSHVVHQDISYPKPVYHYGSVQFLFEVVEINEKDHCVVMSVHGTNEENHTVAKGTITVCPPHRLEPMESSAMENF, encoded by the coding sequence ATGTTACTAGGTAAAAAGAGAAAACTCGGAAGAAAACTTGCAGAAATTCAAGTCGGCGAAAAACTTGAACTGACCGAAAAAATAGAAGACAAAGACCTACTGTTATACCTTGGGTTAACTAATGACGCGAACCCACTCTATATTCAGCACGACTATGCGTCCCAAACGCCATTTAAAAAACCAATCGTACCAAGCATCATGCTAACAGGTATCATAACTTCCGCCGTATCGAAATATTTACCCGGACCAGGAAGTCATGTCGTACACCAAGATATTTCATATCCAAAACCAGTCTATCACTATGGAAGTGTTCAATTTCTATTTGAAGTGGTAGAAATCAATGAAAAAGACCATTGTGTCGTAATGAGTGTTCATGGTACAAATGAAGAAAATCATACTGTTGCCAAAGGAACCATTACAGTCTGTCCTCCTCATCGTCTTGAACCGATGGAGAGCAGCGCGATGGAAAACTTTTAA
- the mdh gene encoding malate dehydrogenase has protein sequence MTMRRKKVSVIGGGFTGATTAFLLAQKELADVVLVDIPQMENPTKGKALDMLEAGPVQGFDANITGTSNYEDTANSDIVVITAGIARKPGMSRDDLVTTNQNIMKSVTREVVKHSPDCYIIVLTNPVDAMTYTVFKESGFPKNRVIGQSGVLDTARFRTFVSQELNLSVKDVTGFVLGGHGDDMVPLVRYSYAGGIPLETLLPKDRLDAIVERTRKGGGEIVNLLGNGSAYYAPAASMVEMVEAILKDQRRVLPSIAYLEGEYGHDGIYLGVPTILGAGGIEKIIELELTEEEKTALSKSVESVKNVMNVLS, from the coding sequence ATGACAATGAGACGTAAAAAGGTATCGGTAATTGGTGGAGGCTTCACAGGCGCAACCACTGCATTCTTACTCGCACAAAAAGAACTCGCAGACGTTGTACTAGTAGACATCCCGCAAATGGAGAATCCTACTAAAGGAAAAGCTTTAGACATGTTAGAAGCAGGTCCAGTCCAAGGATTTGATGCAAACATAACAGGAACATCCAACTATGAAGATACAGCCAATTCCGACATCGTTGTCATTACAGCAGGAATCGCCCGCAAACCAGGGATGAGCCGTGATGATCTGGTTACCACTAATCAAAACATCATGAAAAGTGTTACAAGAGAAGTGGTAAAACATTCTCCTGATTGCTATATCATCGTGTTGACTAACCCGGTAGATGCCATGACATACACGGTTTTCAAAGAGTCAGGCTTCCCGAAAAACCGCGTTATCGGTCAATCAGGAGTGCTAGATACAGCTCGTTTCCGTACATTTGTGTCACAGGAACTAAATCTATCTGTCAAAGATGTTACAGGGTTCGTGCTTGGAGGTCATGGGGATGACATGGTGCCACTTGTACGCTACTCCTATGCAGGTGGGATTCCGCTAGAAACGTTACTTCCTAAGGATCGCCTCGATGCAATAGTGGAAAGAACAAGAAAAGGCGGCGGGGAGATTGTCAACCTGCTTGGCAACGGTAGTGCCTATTATGCACCAGCAGCATCAATGGTGGAGATGGTAGAAGCGATACTGAAAGACCAACGCCGAGTCCTACCTTCTATTGCCTATCTTGAAGGAGAATATGGACACGACGGAATCTACCTTGGTGTACCGACAATCCTTGGCGCAGGCGGTATTGAAAAAATCATCGAACTAGAACTGACAGAAGAAGAAAAAACTGCACTTTCCAAATCTGTCGAATCCGTCAAAAATGTCATGAACGTCCTATCCTAA
- the icd gene encoding NADP-dependent isocitrate dehydrogenase — protein sequence MTQGTKITVTDGVLNVPNNPIIPFIEGDGIGPDIWASASRVLEAAVEKAYNGEKEIVWKEVLAGEKAFNQTGEWLPSQTLDDIREYIIAIKGPLTTPVGGGIRSLNVALRQELDLFTCLRPVRYFQGVPSPIKRPEDTDMVIFRENTEDIYAGIEYAKGSAEVEKLINFLQTEMGVNKIRFPETSGIGIKPVSEEGTSRLVRGAINYAIEHGRKSVTLVHKGNIMKFTEGAFKNWGYELAEKEFGDKVFTWAQYDRIAEAEGKDAANKAQEAAEAEGKILVKDSIADIFLQQILTRPKEFDVVATMNLNGDYISDALAAQVGGIGIAPGANINYETGHAIFEATHGTAPKYAGLDKVNPSSVILSGVLMLEHLGWTEAAKLVVDAMEKSIASKVVTYDFARLMDGATEVKCSEFGDELIKNM from the coding sequence TTGACACAAGGAACAAAAATTACAGTTACAGATGGCGTACTAAACGTACCTAACAACCCGATTATTCCATTCATCGAGGGAGACGGAATTGGTCCTGACATTTGGGCATCTGCATCCCGTGTTTTAGAAGCAGCTGTTGAAAAAGCATATAATGGTGAAAAGGAAATTGTCTGGAAAGAAGTATTGGCTGGAGAAAAAGCATTCAACCAAACTGGTGAATGGTTACCAAGTCAAACACTTGATGATATCCGTGAGTACATAATTGCAATCAAAGGACCACTAACTACTCCAGTTGGTGGAGGAATCCGTTCTCTTAACGTTGCTTTACGTCAAGAGTTGGACCTTTTCACTTGCTTACGTCCTGTTCGTTACTTCCAAGGAGTTCCTTCTCCTATTAAACGCCCAGAAGATACGGATATGGTTATTTTCCGTGAAAACACAGAAGATATCTATGCTGGAATCGAGTACGCAAAAGGTTCTGCGGAAGTAGAAAAGCTAATCAATTTCCTTCAAACAGAAATGGGAGTTAACAAAATTCGCTTCCCTGAAACTTCCGGTATCGGAATCAAGCCTGTATCTGAAGAAGGTACTTCCCGTCTTGTACGTGGTGCAATCAACTATGCAATCGAGCATGGCCGCAAATCTGTAACACTAGTACACAAAGGAAACATCATGAAGTTCACTGAGGGTGCTTTCAAAAACTGGGGTTACGAGCTAGCTGAAAAAGAATTCGGCGATAAAGTATTCACTTGGGCACAATATGACCGTATCGCAGAAGCGGAAGGTAAAGATGCTGCAAACAAAGCGCAAGAAGCTGCAGAAGCAGAAGGCAAAATCCTAGTGAAGGATTCCATTGCTGATATCTTCTTACAACAAATCCTTACTCGTCCAAAAGAGTTCGATGTTGTTGCAACAATGAACCTGAACGGTGACTACATTTCTGATGCACTTGCTGCACAAGTAGGCGGAATCGGAATCGCTCCTGGAGCAAACATCAACTATGAAACTGGTCACGCAATTTTCGAAGCTACACATGGTACGGCTCCGAAATATGCTGGTCTTGATAAAGTAAACCCATCTTCTGTTATCCTTTCCGGTGTATTAATGCTTGAGCACCTTGGTTGGACAGAAGCTGCTAAACTTGTAGTAGATGCTATGGAAAAATCCATCGCTTCTAAAGTAGTAACTTACGACTTTGCACGTCTAATGGACGGCGCAACAGAAGTAAAATGCTCCGAGTTTGGCGACGAACTAATCAAAAACATGTAA
- the citZ gene encoding citrate synthase: MTTTKGLEGIVATTSAISSIIDDTLTYVGYNIDDLADYASFEEVIYLLWHQKLPNKEELASLKKELAENAALPDEVINHFKTYPIDKVHPMAALRTAVSLLGLYDAEADNMDQEVNYHKAVRLQAKMPTIVTAFSRIRKGLDPIAPRTDLGMAANFLYMLTGEEPSEVAIEAFNKALVLHADHELNASTFTARVCVATLSDVYSGVTAAIGALKGPLHGGANEAVMKMLSEIGEVENAESYIREKLANKEKIMGFGHRVYRQGDPRAKHLREMSEKLTHLTGQPKWYEMSVKVEEVVTSEKPLPPNVDFYSASVYHSLGIDHDLFTPIFAVSRVSGWLAHILEQYSNNRLIRPRADYTGPGKQDYVPLEKRS, translated from the coding sequence ATGACAACAACTAAAGGTCTAGAAGGAATTGTAGCAACAACTTCCGCTATTAGTTCCATTATTGACGACACACTAACGTATGTTGGCTACAACATTGATGACTTAGCAGATTATGCTAGCTTCGAAGAGGTAATCTATCTTTTATGGCATCAAAAATTGCCTAACAAGGAAGAATTGGCTTCACTGAAGAAAGAATTAGCTGAAAACGCTGCACTACCTGATGAAGTCATCAATCACTTTAAAACTTATCCAATTGATAAAGTTCACCCTATGGCTGCATTACGTACGGCAGTATCGTTATTAGGTCTATATGATGCGGAAGCAGATAATATGGATCAGGAAGTAAACTACCACAAGGCTGTTCGTTTGCAAGCTAAAATGCCGACAATTGTGACAGCGTTCTCAAGAATCCGTAAAGGATTGGACCCGATTGCTCCAAGAACAGATCTTGGCATGGCAGCGAACTTCTTATACATGTTAACTGGGGAAGAGCCATCTGAGGTTGCAATTGAAGCATTTAATAAGGCATTAGTTCTTCATGCTGACCATGAGTTAAATGCATCTACTTTCACTGCACGTGTATGTGTAGCGACATTATCTGATGTTTACTCTGGTGTCACTGCTGCAATCGGAGCGTTAAAAGGTCCATTACATGGTGGAGCAAATGAAGCGGTTATGAAGATGCTTTCTGAAATCGGGGAAGTAGAAAATGCGGAAAGCTATATCCGTGAAAAGCTTGCAAATAAAGAAAAAATCATGGGCTTCGGTCACCGTGTATATCGTCAGGGAGATCCTCGTGCGAAACACTTGCGTGAAATGTCTGAGAAGCTTACACATTTGACTGGACAACCGAAATGGTATGAAATGTCCGTGAAAGTGGAAGAAGTTGTGACTTCCGAGAAGCCGCTTCCACCGAATGTTGATTTCTACAGTGCATCTGTGTACCATTCTTTAGGAATCGATCATGACTTATTCACACCAATCTTTGCTGTGAGCCGTGTATCCGGTTGGTTGGCGCATATCCTTGAACAGTATTCCAACAACCGTCTAATCCGTCCACGCGCAGATTATACTGGCCCTGGTAAACAGGACTATGTACCGCTTGAAAAACGAAGCTAA
- a CDS encoding DUF441 domain-containing protein, whose protein sequence is MISQATVFLLILLLVGFIAKNPSLMFAVAVLLVIKVIGLDNKVFPYLQSKGINWGVTIITIAVLVPIATGDIGFKQLQEALKSSYAWVALGAGIAVALIAKSGLTLLATDPHITTALVFGTILAVSLFNGVAVGPLIGAGIAYLAMKVVEYFT, encoded by the coding sequence ATGATAAGTCAAGCTACCGTGTTTTTATTAATACTTCTATTAGTCGGCTTTATTGCAAAGAATCCATCCTTGATGTTTGCTGTGGCAGTATTGCTTGTTATTAAAGTTATTGGTCTGGATAATAAAGTATTCCCATATCTGCAGTCTAAAGGAATTAATTGGGGAGTTACTATAATAACCATTGCGGTTTTAGTCCCGATTGCAACTGGAGATATAGGATTCAAGCAATTACAAGAAGCGTTGAAGTCCTCTTATGCCTGGGTAGCGTTAGGTGCTGGGATAGCGGTGGCGCTGATCGCCAAAAGTGGATTAACATTGCTTGCTACTGATCCACATATTACAACGGCACTTGTATTCGGAACTATACTGGCTGTTTCCCTTTTCAATGGAGTTGCGGTAGGCCCATTGATAGGTGCAGGAATAGCTTATCTTGCAATGAAGGTAGTGGAGTATTTCACTTAG
- the ytvI gene encoding sporulation integral membrane protein YtvI: protein MNWNYVHIVFRLLLVLLIITIGLFSFYYLFSIAYPFIIALILAFLINPLVNLLEKNGRLPRSLAVFLSIMALFATVVGVVTLLIVEIVSGTEYLAKVVPGHFETLVVYMEQFVVTKILPLFNQVSTMFHSLEEGQQQSLLTNIENIGGTVASTVGEFIQSFLTNLPKLLTWIPSVATVLIFSLLATFFISKDWYKLRGRFKKITPVKAQGSLTKVFVSLKKAFFGFMRAQATLISITTIIVLIGLLILRVEYAITVALIIGLVDLIPYLGTGLIFVPWIIFLAISGNLPLAIGLGILYLIVIVQRQLMEPKILSSSIGLDPLATLVSLFVGFQLIGFLGLIVGPVTVVIFNTLWNAGVIKDIYLFIVGKNRAV, encoded by the coding sequence TTGAATTGGAATTATGTACATATCGTTTTTCGACTCCTTCTTGTGCTTCTCATCATCACGATTGGTCTTTTTTCATTTTATTATCTCTTCTCCATTGCTTATCCATTCATCATTGCATTAATTCTAGCGTTTTTAATAAACCCGCTTGTCAATTTACTTGAGAAGAATGGGCGGCTCCCAAGAAGCTTGGCCGTTTTTCTATCCATCATGGCCCTGTTTGCGACTGTAGTCGGCGTCGTCACATTGCTGATTGTTGAAATTGTCTCAGGTACCGAGTACTTGGCAAAAGTAGTGCCGGGGCATTTTGAAACTTTGGTCGTATATATGGAACAGTTTGTCGTAACTAAAATACTTCCATTATTTAATCAGGTCAGTACCATGTTTCATAGTTTGGAAGAAGGTCAACAACAGTCCCTCTTGACTAATATCGAAAATATTGGCGGAACGGTTGCCAGCACAGTTGGAGAGTTCATTCAATCCTTTTTAACCAACCTGCCAAAGCTCCTTACATGGATCCCAAGTGTTGCGACAGTATTGATATTCTCCCTACTGGCCACCTTCTTTATCAGCAAAGACTGGTACAAACTTAGAGGAAGATTTAAAAAAATTACTCCTGTCAAGGCACAAGGAAGTCTTACTAAAGTGTTTGTAAGCTTAAAGAAAGCTTTCTTCGGTTTCATGCGGGCACAGGCAACGCTTATTTCCATCACTACTATCATCGTATTAATAGGATTATTAATCTTACGGGTTGAATACGCCATCACCGTTGCGTTAATTATTGGATTGGTAGACTTAATTCCGTATCTAGGAACAGGCTTGATTTTTGTTCCGTGGATTATCTTTTTAGCCATAAGTGGAAATTTGCCATTAGCGATTGGTCTTGGCATCCTTTATTTAATTGTGATTGTACAGCGTCAGTTGATGGAGCCAAAGATTTTATCATCCAGTATTGGCTTGGATCCTTTGGCGACATTAGTAAGTTTATTTGTTGGCTTCCAGCTGATAGGTTTTCTTGGCCTGATTGTCGGGCCTGTGACAGTAGTTATTTTTAATACACTATGGAATGCGGGAGTTATTAAAGACATTTACCTATTTATAGTTGGGAAAAATAGAGCGGTTTGA
- a CDS encoding GNAT family N-acetyltransferase yields MEWFKNDFMISDNLELINLDYVTQLLSNTYWASNRTKETIEKSIENSLSFGLYISGRQIGFARVVSDKAVFSWIMDVVIDDNYRGKGLGQWLMNCVFEHPEIKYTAFALATSDAHIFYKKFGFKDNKCMTRPILT; encoded by the coding sequence ATGGAGTGGTTTAAAAACGATTTTATGATTAGTGACAATTTAGAGCTTATAAATTTAGATTATGTTACACAGTTACTTTCAAATACTTATTGGGCTTCTAATAGAACAAAGGAAACTATCGAAAAGAGTATTGAAAATTCGCTTTCATTTGGGTTGTACATAAGCGGCAGACAAATTGGATTTGCAAGGGTTGTTTCAGATAAAGCAGTATTCTCTTGGATTATGGATGTGGTTATAGATGATAATTACAGGGGAAAAGGATTAGGTCAATGGTTAATGAATTGTGTATTTGAACATCCAGAAATAAAATATACGGCATTCGCATTGGCTACTTCTGATGCCCATATCTTTTACAAAAAGTTTGGTTTTAAAGACAACAAATGTATGACCAGGCCCATATTAACTTAG
- a CDS encoding cysteine hydrolase family protein, translating to MKEALLVLDVQNGMFQEGNVVYKGDRLLQSLKDLINRARSNKTPIFYIQHNAPTGKPLEYGTKGWEIHPDITPNAQDVIIQKTTPDSFFHTTLHEELKKQGIKHLVIAGIQTEACVDTTVRRAFSMEYKVTLASDTHTTWDSNITAQQIINHHNGVLRWFADVYPSKDITFVS from the coding sequence TTGAAGGAAGCACTACTGGTTTTAGACGTTCAAAATGGTATGTTTCAAGAAGGTAATGTTGTGTATAAAGGGGATAGGTTACTTCAAAGTTTAAAAGATTTAATTAATCGAGCACGCTCTAATAAAACACCAATTTTTTATATACAGCATAATGCACCTACCGGTAAGCCTTTAGAATATGGCACAAAGGGGTGGGAGATTCACCCTGACATTACTCCTAACGCTCAAGATGTAATCATTCAGAAAACTACTCCTGATTCATTTTTTCATACTACTTTACATGAAGAACTGAAAAAACAAGGGATTAAACATTTAGTTATTGCGGGAATTCAAACAGAAGCGTGTGTTGATACCACTGTTAGAAGAGCTTTTAGTATGGAATATAAGGTTACTTTAGCTTCAGATACGCACACCACTTGGGATTCAAATATTACTGCCCAGCAAATAATAAATCATCATAACGGAGTATTACGTTGGTTTGCAGATGTTTATCCGAGTAAAGATATTACATTTGTTAGTTGA
- a CDS encoding serine hydrolase domain-containing protein, translating into MQETLNKVEQVIENFINEHKIPGLSLHIVSDGESIFTFDYGYSNIELKKHMQQDTVSSIMSISKSFTAIAMLHLEENTDFNLETPIIEYLPYFSTKSGRYNKITSKHILSHTAGFPDNIWLVTLLDNGLYKFAKNLPEYQFIFKQCPNIEDTITEIKSREDITKYFSNIDLPYEPGEGWLYCTDAYVILADVLEKISGLTWEEYVTENIIKPLNMNNTYINPSKGSSQNMNEYYLYSKNDFIKIPTPNNQLGAPVGFIYSTANDMAKYLIAIMRSEQKIISQSSRSKMFSMIAQREPRLSYGLGWKIKNLRDSKVVEHAGGYPGVSSFATMIPAKTFGLVMLCNIGDAPLQILSDNIIDIFYP; encoded by the coding sequence ATGCAGGAGACATTGAATAAAGTAGAACAGGTTATTGAGAACTTTATTAATGAGCATAAGATTCCTGGGTTGAGTTTACATATAGTTTCTGATGGAGAGAGTATTTTTACTTTCGATTATGGTTATTCAAACATAGAATTAAAGAAACATATGCAACAAGATACAGTCAGTTCAATAATGAGTATTTCAAAAAGTTTTACTGCCATTGCAATGTTACATTTAGAAGAAAATACTGATTTTAATTTAGAAACACCTATTATTGAATATCTACCTTATTTTAGTACAAAGAGCGGTAGATATAATAAAATTACTTCTAAGCACATACTGAGTCATACTGCTGGTTTCCCAGATAATATTTGGCTTGTTACGTTATTGGACAATGGTTTATATAAATTCGCAAAAAATCTTCCAGAATACCAATTTATTTTTAAACAATGTCCAAACATTGAAGATACTATTACAGAAATAAAAAGCAGAGAAGACATAACTAAGTATTTTTCAAATATTGACTTACCATATGAACCAGGTGAAGGGTGGTTGTATTGTACAGATGCATACGTAATTTTGGCTGATGTTTTAGAAAAAATAAGTGGTTTAACGTGGGAAGAATATGTAACAGAAAATATTATAAAACCCTTAAACATGAATAATACATACATAAACCCCTCAAAGGGTTCATCTCAAAATATGAATGAGTACTATCTATATAGTAAAAACGATTTTATAAAAATACCGACTCCTAATAATCAGTTAGGGGCACCTGTTGGTTTTATCTATTCAACTGCAAATGATATGGCAAAATATTTAATTGCAATAATGAGAAGTGAACAGAAAATCATTAGTCAATCGAGTAGAAGTAAAATGTTCTCTATGATTGCACAAAGAGAGCCTAGGTTAAGCTATGGACTTGGTTGGAAAATTAAAAATTTGCGTGATTCAAAGGTAGTTGAACATGCAGGAGGATATCCAGGAGTCAGTAGTTTTGCAACCATGATACCAGCCAAAACCTTTGGACTTGTTATGTTATGTAATATTGGTGATGCTCCTCTTCAAATCTTATCAGATAATATAATCGATATATTTTATCCTTAA
- the ltrA gene encoding group II intron reverse transcriptase/maturase gives METKLLRIAELAKSDPKMKFTSLAHLLKKQALAQCHHELPNRKATGVNGTTKEQYGENLEENIEELVSRLKSKSYRPVPVRRMYIPKLNSNKKRPLGIPEHEDKIVQKGITKILNTIYENDFLDCSFGFRPNRSCHDALKILNLYIEKRAVNYVVDVDIRGFFDNVDHKWMMEFLKLRIADPSLLRIIGRFLKGGYMEEGKKYKTDNGTPQGGVISPVLANVYLHYVLDLWFEKRVKKHCKGQAYLVRYADDFVCCFQYQSEAQKFFQSLKVRLKKFNLEIAEDKTKIIPFGRLAEKYAKQKGNRKPATFDFLGFTHYCGKSKQGKFRMKRKTSRKKVQAKLKESKEWLKKNRNKKIHIIMDRFRRSLIGYYNYYCITDNTTNVGNFKCKIEELLFKWLNRRSQRKSFKWDKFRLFLDKHPLPSPRIKVNIYELRKEISYIL, from the coding sequence ATGGAAACAAAACTACTAAGGATAGCAGAATTAGCAAAGTCTGATCCTAAAATGAAATTTACATCTCTTGCACATCTATTAAAGAAGCAAGCACTAGCTCAATGTCATCATGAATTACCCAATAGGAAAGCAACAGGGGTTAATGGGACAACTAAAGAGCAGTACGGTGAAAATCTAGAAGAAAATATAGAGGAGTTAGTAAGTAGGCTTAAAAGCAAAAGCTATCGACCTGTTCCAGTAAGGAGAATGTATATTCCGAAGCTCAATTCAAACAAGAAAAGACCATTAGGAATTCCGGAACACGAAGACAAGATTGTTCAAAAAGGCATTACAAAGATACTAAACACCATCTATGAAAATGATTTTCTAGACTGTTCCTTTGGGTTTCGTCCAAACCGCAGTTGCCATGATGCCTTGAAAATACTGAACCTCTATATTGAAAAGAGGGCAGTAAATTACGTAGTAGATGTCGATATTCGCGGATTCTTCGACAATGTTGACCACAAATGGATGATGGAGTTCCTAAAACTGCGAATTGCCGACCCTAGCCTATTAAGAATAATAGGCAGGTTTCTTAAAGGTGGATATATGGAGGAAGGCAAGAAATACAAAACAGACAACGGCACGCCGCAAGGCGGCGTAATATCTCCGGTATTAGCCAACGTGTATCTCCATTATGTCCTAGACTTATGGTTTGAGAAAAGGGTCAAGAAACACTGTAAAGGGCAGGCATATCTAGTAAGATATGCAGATGATTTTGTGTGCTGTTTTCAATATCAGAGCGAAGCTCAGAAATTCTTCCAATCATTAAAAGTTAGATTAAAGAAATTTAACTTGGAAATTGCCGAGGATAAAACCAAAATTATTCCCTTCGGGCGGCTTGCGGAGAAATATGCAAAACAAAAGGGAAATAGGAAACCAGCAACCTTTGATTTCCTAGGCTTTACACACTATTGTGGGAAAAGTAAACAAGGGAAATTTCGGATGAAACGGAAAACGAGCAGAAAGAAAGTCCAAGCTAAATTAAAAGAATCTAAGGAATGGCTAAAGAAGAATAGAAATAAGAAAATCCATATAATAATGGACAGATTTCGACGCTCGCTTATTGGTTATTACAACTATTATTGCATCACTGATAATACCACAAATGTTGGCAACTTTAAGTGCAAAATCGAGGAACTACTGTTTAAATGGCTCAACAGAAGAAGTCAAAGGAAATCCTTTAAATGGGACAAATTCAGACTATTTCTTGACAAACATCCACTACCTTCACCAAGAATTAAAGTGAATATATATGAATTAAGAAAAGAGATTAGCTATATTCTGTGA
- a CDS encoding GNAT family N-acetyltransferase encodes MEIRSYNQKDERGWVRCRTLSFLDTAYFDNVLREKETYENPSIELVAVSDDKIVGLIDIEYELEAGTICSREKDTGGMIWHIAVHPDYQRKKIGFKLLFEAEKIAKELGLVYLEAWTRDDEWVNKWYECNNFKNVQSYLHVFIEGSEELTGLLKCETGGLQPVQAFAHYVGKEKEKVKRIYKRVHECIRYDKQLN; translated from the coding sequence ATGGAAATTAGAAGTTACAATCAAAAAGATGAAAGGGGATGGGTAAGGTGCAGAACCTTATCGTTTCTTGACACTGCATATTTCGATAATGTTCTGCGAGAGAAAGAAACATACGAAAATCCTTCAATAGAATTAGTCGCAGTAAGTGATGATAAAATTGTCGGACTTATAGATATCGAATATGAATTAGAGGCAGGTACAATCTGTTCAAGAGAAAAAGATACTGGTGGAATGATATGGCATATCGCAGTCCATCCAGATTATCAAAGGAAAAAAATAGGTTTTAAGTTATTATTTGAAGCAGAGAAAATTGCTAAGGAATTAGGATTAGTCTACTTGGAAGCATGGACACGAGATGATGAGTGGGTTAATAAATGGTACGAGTGTAATAATTTTAAGAACGTTCAATCGTACTTACATGTATTCATTGAAGGTAGTGAAGAACTAACAGGTTTATTAAAATGTGAAACTGGTGGATTGCAACCAGTTCAAGCATTTGCTCATTATGTAGGTAAGGAAAAAGAAAAGGTAAAACGTATATATAAGAGAGTTCATGAATGTATTCGTTATGATAAACAATTGAATTAG